The Vespula pensylvanica isolate Volc-1 chromosome 3, ASM1446617v1, whole genome shotgun sequence nucleotide sequence GTCTGTTTTTCCCTCTTACTCGTTCTTTCAAGGtcatgaagaaaaaagatcttacTTTCGAATACCTTATGcttatattcttttccatgtaaaatatcgaattatgaTGATAAACGACTTCTTAGATCACTTCTCAGTTCCTTTCTCATAACCCGAATACAAAAAATGTTatgttacaataaaaataaataaataaaaatggataacgagaaaaaagaacgtgcgaatcgaacgaatcgtAGTCGATTGAaaatcactctctctctctctctttctctctctctctctctctctctctctctctctttctctttctctttctctcttcatacCTTACTATACTcattatgtattaaaaaagcCGTACGAATTGTCTCTGTGTTATCTGTGATATGTCGTCAGATTGTTGTCTTCCACCTGACCTACGACCCCTTTCGCTACCCTTACCTTAAATAGTCCGTCTTTACTTTATTTGGTTATGTCTTGTCTCTTCTCTTGTTCTACCCCTTTTTTCACCCTACCCTCCTTAGTGCGTTAgccatgatatatattatacgtatataatggTATGTTGCGGTATCGTGTACTTTATCGAACCTGGTCTTGTGTTGTTTGTGTTGCCAGGCTTGCACTTTTATGTATGACCCTGTCGAACTTGTCTAATAGTAAACGTCCTTTTTTagcattaattataattacacatAACACATACGCTGACTTTATTACGCGCCTCTTGCGTATAAACGActatctttcgttttgtttttcgttaacATCGttcctttaatatatatatttatatacatatacatatatatatatatgtatatgtatatatatatatatatatatgaacacagagttgatgataattattatcacggATGTGTATGCCATTTTCCGTTTTGTCTACGTATGctcaatgaataaaaatgaaaaaagcaaacagatagagaaacaaaacagaaagaaagaagaagaaaaaataaagaaatttatatatgaaacaaGCATTCAcgtatacaaacatacatacacacacactcatcCACAGAAACATACACGCACAATTCGTTCGTCTTTACGAGTCGGGATAAAAAAAACCATCATCGTTCTGAGTACTGCGTCGGTACCGTATCGCTTAAGACGAAGGACCACCACCCGAAATAACCGTCCCAACCTCTTTGTCCCTTGTCTGCGTCTGTTTATCACCTGTCTACGATGTACCAACGACCAGCCCTTAGCCCTAAACCATTACCAATATCACCACTACTACTGATATACCATAACCAAGTACCACCATTACCGAATACCTTGTGTCTGTCTTCTTCGATCCGATCCGATGAGATTATTATCTGACCCaccgagaaaaaagaaaaaagataaataaataaataagaaagaaaagaaaggaaatcgGTAATCAcggcaagagaaaaaaaatagagaacaagaaaaattcaCGACGGAAGtttaaacgaaagaaggaacaaaTTTTGAGAATTCagaagtatattaaaaaatactggaaaaaaaaataatatgaaaaaagaaaacaaaaaaaaaataaacaagagaaaaaatatagaagaaaaaaaacgcaATCACGAAATCGTTATTCGACCATGCGTCCGTCCGTCTACTCGATTCCTTCTctatttaagaataataaaaaataaataaataaataaataagtccAATACGATTTGTTCCTTCGTGAATTTAAttgttgtattattataatatttcttacaaatcataattttttcaaatgaaaataattagtgCGTTAATGTGacgtttaaaaagagaaggaatgtCGTTGGCtgattttttctcgttccttgAATTTctgtataaatgaataattaaataagtatcaagatgtatgtatatttcgtatatacttatatatacgatacataGTATATCTAGAATTCGTCGAAATTGCagtatatcaaaaaaaaagaagggaatgaaaaagaaaaattaaaaaatagagaaaaagaatcgcaGTGGCGTGTCGGTGCATCCCTCGCGtcattcgaattttttcaacCGAGACACCGTTCGTtcactttttcgttttccattttatatatatatatgtatgtatatatgtatgtatatatacatatatatacatacatatatatatttatatatatatatatatatcctttagGTTGGTGTCTGTCTTACATTAAAGAATCTCTCTCAGTGTGTTCAAAAGTTATCtgttttttcaacttttttttctctctctttctctctttctctctctcattttatatatatatatatatatatatatatatatatatatatatcaattttttttctttgtaccaTTCACTATGGTTTGGACTTACAGTAGTGAGACGACTGTGCCTGCCACCTTGCTGTGCTCGTACTTGGAGGATCAGCTCCCCAGCAATGTTTGATCCTCAGGTCCTCCGACTGACAGCACGGTGcatcatgaaaataaaaaataattgagatAGATAAGAGATAATAGAGCAAAATTCGCGTTACATCGATTCGTGGGGGAAATGTAATCCTCCAAGAACGACAATAACCCTATATGCAATCCCTTAGGgagagataattttatatatatatatatatatatatatatatatatacatatatatttctttatatatatatatatacatacatgtataagtaaatatatgaatcgaatatataatacgcatctatttctatatatttatttatacattaaagAGGGACATATATACGATTTGTTACGCGAGTATGTTCTCTTActatcacacatacacagataaACAGACCAAAGAGAAATAGTACGTTGCAAATTTCATCTTATATCTCACTTCTACCGACGCTGACGACGATGCTGACGACGACGCTGACGACGACGCTGACGACGACGTTGAAAAGCATCGAGAAAAGCTCGTTGTTATAACGCTTCCCCTTTGAGCGATATCGCGTAACAAAccgtatgcatatatgcatatgcgGTAgcgcatataaatatatatctatatatattgtatctaCCTCGCTCTACCTCTAACatcgattttcattattataatcacCGCCACACAGAATCGCTTGAAATTATTCAGCTTTGACATATTCCGTCTTATAAAATCACAGATAAAATCCAGTTGACACCCTCCGTGCCCTTAAACCTTGACACCctcaaaattatatacaatatatatatatctctctttttcttatgcCTCTAATTACATATcttatacatgatatatataatatacatatatactataatatatacatatatatatatatatatatatatatatatttatgcatgcTTTCTATCACAAAATCTCCACGAATCATCACGAAACCACCCCTTATCTCactccgtctctttctttctttttctctctctctatctctctatctatctatttcactCTCATACACAACCTGCCTCGCGTCAAATTAGCATCTTTTTCATCCCGTAATTCAAAACCTAGCAAGCTATAAAAAaccaccaaaaaaaaaaaagaaagaatgaaaaaaaactAAGAAACATGGTTCCCACTTCGCCGCCGTCTCGTCGTCGACCTAATTTTCGCGAGAGAGAACGTAACGTGCATCGTTTCTAGTGCACGACCCTCGACTCGTGACACAACCAGCCTCAAAATTCCAAGCATCCTTGCAATCACGGAACTATAGTTTTTGTAAAATTGATTGAGACTTGTATGGttgttagtattattattattatcattatcattactattattattattattattattattattattattattattaatattattactatattatcgCTTCTCGATCGGAACCGGCAGTGCATCATCAGACTGCATCGTGCTCCTTCGCATTCCAAAGAGCCCTTCCTggccctttttttctctctttatcttcgagACAAACCCCCTTCGTTGCTCGCGCGGTCTTCCCTTCTtccaattctatttttttgcttGATTCGTTAAACGAACGACGGCCGCACGTACGCCGCACGAATGCCGCACGTAAAATGGGGTTGCGGATCGCATTGGCAGCGAAGTGAGAATATTGACTCGCGTCGAAGCGTTCTCCGCGGAAgctgattttatttaatacatggaatcgatctttctttcatttgaaaaaatatataaatgaatgataaaaattattgcttTATTTCCGGTTATCTAAAACTCctttccgttttttctttctttatccaatTGGATTTAtgatcgtttttattacttttgtcgataatcaaaatcaaaatttctCAAAACGAATCAGCATTCCGCGGATTTCAACGTTTCGGCGAACGTGGTCCTACTTTCGAGGACCTGGATATATCTCTAATTTGTAACAGTCGTGTTGCGGTGATGAGAGGCCAAGTTGTAACCGAGCAAGGACTTGGAATAGTAGGCATCAGAGTCTCCGTTGACAGGGACTCACGATTTGGATTCACCTTGACCAGAGCTGATGGATGGTAagactttttattatcttttcttatgtcgactataataatataatgtctTTTAAGGgaatcatataaatatgttcatttgaaaaatacgatataaacaTTCTCTTACTTTCGTAGGAGTATCAtggtcgagaaagaaaaaattaattcgcaGCTCTAATTGGTCTACTTTTATattgtctttttgttttatttgtaattatttttttttattttaatatatctttaactCTCggtttattatgaaaaaaaagttggTTGCAAACACGATATGAGAAAGcatgactttctctctctctctctctctctctctctctctctctctctctctctctctgtttctctctgtccctctctctcaaaaTTTTTTACCGGAAGCAGTCAAATCTGTTCACTAATTACGTAGTATACACCTCAAAGGTATGCGTAATATTAGCATTTACATATGACGGACGCAACATGTATGGCAGGGTTTTGAACGTCCTTCGTAATAGGATCAGCCTTGCATTGTAATGAAGGGAGGGAGACACGAAACACCTATATCAGACAGGTATATAGTAATCCTAGTGAGGATAATCCTGAAATACAGAGCTGGAGGAGTTGGGACGGTAGACCACATCAAAGCCTCTGCTAATGATGTCGAAAGCTTGCTAATTACTCCGTGCAAATCTATCTGATTAGCCCGACCTCCGCTCCCCACCACCCTCCGATTACTCTCTACATTTTCCTGTAATGTATCAAATTGTGGATAGGAAACATTACCGAACGGCGTCCAACAAACTCGTTGACataatatcttaatattttaacacAATATCGGAGTAATAACAACTTTGCTTGGcacgtgttctctctctctctctctctctctctctctctctctctctctctctctctctccctctctttccctctcccttacatttcgtttcgataaaCATCACGATTCAAtcgcaaaataatattattatttgtctgATATATCGTGTTTCTTGTATCAATAATCAAATCGAAATACAAAcgacaaaataaataaggGCTGTAAAAGTATTATACATTGGCGAGAAAACAAGGAGATCAATTAAAGTGGGGGAGATCATTTCGACCACATAATTCCATTCGCAgattcaaattttaataactttgttaaatatttatgaatgattAACATCGATTCTATTGAGATGGATCACCAAAGCATAATACGTATAGTCGCTCAGATTGAAAAGGTATTTGCATATTTCGATCAGGTTCGACGTTTTGGTTAATGGTGGAGGAGCCGTGACATTGCAATTTCAACGTAGCCCATTCAAACCTCTTACGAGGACTGTGTTCGTGCCCTGGAATCAGATCGTTGTTTTACCACCCGTCGTGATGACCCTTAGCAAGGAAGGAGAGCCGTACAAATCTAATCAGCCACCTAGTCCAGCAGTCGGTAAATATCAACTATAATTGCGATGATGCAATTAggtctttatttttatttcgatcgtgcGGTATAGCTAATtaacttcttttattatctctcgaataactttcatttttttatcggGATATTTAAAATGACCAATGAAACTGTTACTTTATCGTCTTGTTTCTTCGATGTACACATGTGCCGTCTTTGTTCCGTCCTTAAGTGTTCTAcgttttagtttcttttcatttatggCTTACAATATAATAGGCTTCCCAGGGATTTCCATGGGGCTCTTTAGCGAGCACGGACCATGTTTGGAACACGATCATGAGACTCTACGTCCAATCATCGTTAGCACATGGATGCCAGAAAAAGTGGGTGGTTTGCCAGGGAAAAGTCTGGTATTCGCTGAGAGCCAAGTAAGCCTTATTATATGATGTAATTAGTTCCCTCCAAGTTATATCGTCGTTAAGTaaatccattattattattattattattattattattattattattattattattatcgtattataagGAAAcgatatcgtatattttttttattaatgagcCCATCTTCAATTTTACAACAGATCGTCCAAGAAAGTATCGCCATACCTGGATCTAATCTCCATTTGATGTATCAAAGTAGTCAAGCTGCTGGGTACCTTTCTACTGTTAGAATGCAATTGACTGGACCATTTATTCCAAAATCTTTAACGCACGTACACGTGCACGTAGAAATCGAGGGTTCACTTCATACAAAAACCTATGAAGCCGACCCCAATTTGACGCACACTTTCGCATGGAACAAGAGAAATGTCTATAAGCAAAAAGTATACGGAGTTGCACAAGCAAGAATTTCAATCGGTTATCAACATTCTACTTGCCCTTCCGTCATATGGGAAACTCAAACTGCGATTTTGCAAGGATTTGACGTAGACATTTCCGATATCGGTGGTTGGGGACTCGATATCCATCATCATTACAACTTCCACGAAGGAATCCTTCAAAAAGGGGATGGATCAACGTTACACTTCAAACAATATCCACGTACCGTAAAAGTAGTAATGGGTACTGGTCTTCAAAGAAGCTTGGTCTGTCAAAACTGTGATGGTTTGGCCAAAGATGCTAGACTTTTGACACCGGTAGCTCTTACCAGCGGTCCAGACGGTAGTATCTACGTCGGTGACTTTAATCTCGTACGTAGAATTACACCCGAAGGAAACGTTTATACCGTTTTAATTTTAAGGTAACTACTTACGTTCAAATTCCTAAGAAAAAGTAATCTTGATCCATcatacgaataataatcttaaCGATATTCCACAGTGCAACTCAAGTAGCCTATCAGTACTATCTATGTGTCTCCCCTGCCGACGGACATCTATATATCAGTGATCCTGAAAAACATCAGATATTAAAAGCGCTTTCATTAGAACAAGTTCAGGATCCTAGCATCAACATTGAACCGGTTGTCGGTAGCGGTGAAAGATGTATTCCGGGTGACGAGGGTCATTGCGGAGACGAGGGTCCAGCGATACGAGCAAAATTGGCCCACCCAAAAGGTAAACAATGATAATTACTGATTATTTAGAGCATAAATCAATATGACATTATTCGGAAATCATTGTGTCATGTTTGTTATTTATGTTCTCGGCTATAAATCACTTCAATAGTTTCTATTGTTATGTGATTATATTATCCTATTAGATTGTAATTGCTTATTAAACAGGTATCGCGATTGCTGCCGATAAAACTATGTATATAGCCGATGGCACAAACATACGCGCTGTCGATCCACATGGTATTATACACACACTGGTTGGACATCATGGTCACCACAATCATTGGTCACCGGCACCATGTGTTGGTGCTATACCTGCTCATCAAGCTCAATTGCAATGGCCGACAGGATTGACTCTAAGTCCTCTCGATGGATCCCTACATTTCATTGACGATAGACTTGTGCTGAAATTAACCAGTGATTTAAAAGTACGCGTAGTAGCCGGTACACCTCTTCACTGTACCAGTAATGCCAACAACAACGGCAATGCTAACACCAGCGAACTCACCAAATTAAATTCGACTATAGCAACGAATCTAAAGAAATCCGATGACGTTCTTGGTTCGGTTTTAGCCGTTGGTTTTAGCCCAACCGGTGAACTTTACATAGCCGACAGTGATTCTCATCGGGTTAATTCTATTAGAATAGTCGATTCCTCTGGAAAAATGTCTCATTTTGCTGGACAGCAACAGGAACGATTACGTGGTCAATGCGAATGTAATAATACGACTCCTAGTACAAAAGATTTGGATGCATGTACTTGCACAGATGATACCAGTAGCACGGAGACACTTTTATCATCGAATGCCAAGTTCACTGCCATATCAGCCTTAGCAGTATCTCCTGATGGCGTTGTTCACGTCGCGGATCAAGGAAGTTTACATATTTTGGCTTTGCAACCATATCTTCCGAATCACGATGAAAGTGGCGAGTTCCTCATTCCCTTCCCTCCGTCTAACGAAGTTTACGTGTTCAATCGTTATGGTCAGCACATATCTACGAAGGACCTAACATCTGGAAAAACTCGGTATTCGTTCCTATACAGTAAAAATACTAGTTTTGGCAAACTCTCCACTGTAACTGATAGCGCAGGAaacaaaatacaatttttacgaGATTACAGTAGCGTGGTTAGTACAATTGAAAATACTCAAGATCATAAATCcgaattgaaaatttctgCCGTTGgttttctcgaaaaattatCTGAAAGAGGTAGAGCGGAGATTGCTCTTGGATATGATGGTTCTACTGGTCTACTCACGAGTCGTTCAGGGgtaattacatatacatatatatatatatatatatacatatacgtatttcAGGAAAACTgattaaaacttttctcttttcccttttctctccaGGGAGACGAAAcctatatttacaattatgaCGGTTTGGGAAGAGTCACTGATGTAATCTTACCAACaggagaaaaattaaaattatcttcggATCTTTCTAACGACGAAGGTCTTTCCGTACAGGTATCTGCTCCTCTTCAAGCATTGTCAAAAGGAGATAAACAAAGATTTGTAGAATTTGAAATGAAGAATGAGAGATCTAAAATGCTTACTATCACCGATGGTACGTGTGcttaacaaattataaatcttcaataatttaaccaactaattttctcttttatataattactatgTATCAACGATTGTTACAGGTACGAAAATTATGAAAGCAACTTCATTCACGAACAGTAGTTTGGCAGTATGTCTTCCTAGTGGTGGAAGAATATTAAGTGCAGCGACGACTAAACATCCTCTGCTTGAAGCCGCTTTGCCGGTGGAAGCAGAAATGTTACCAATGTGGAGTTATCAAGTGATGTCCCTCGGTGAACTAACAAATACAATGACCACCACTTATAATCTTGTCGGGGACGTAAGCCACTTTCAACAGACACTTAATAGAGAGATCTGGGTAAACGATACAAGAGTAATCGCTGTCGAATTTGAACAAGCATTCAGGCGAGAAACTTTCTACGACAAAACGAGAACACCTCTATTGACTGTGATCTTCGATCCTGCTGGATTGCCATTACTTTGGCAACCTCACGAACAAGGACATAACCTTAGCATCACTTACGATAGATTTAATCGTATAGAAAGTTGGAAATGGGGTGCATCGGACGAATCTTATGGTTACGATCGACATGGCCAATTGGCAGATGTCACCAATAGTCAAGATGGCACAAAACGATATACCTATAACGACTTCAACATGCTTTCCAAGATAACTCTTCCTAGCGACAGACATTTCTCTTTGGAATACGACGATGACGGTGGCCTACGGCATATTATTCTTCCATCAGGAACGAaacattctttctcttgtcaAGCCTCTCTCGGTTTTCTTCGAGTAACATATACACCACCAGGAAGTACTAGAGCGTATCTTCAACACTACAGTCACGATGGTAATCTTCTACAAACTGTATTTCCTGGCGATGGCGCACGTATCGTCTATAGATATCATACATCTGGACAATTGGCTGAAGTCGTTCATGGTGATggaaaaagtgaaataagGTACACCGAAAGTGGTTTACCTTCTGAAGTCATACATTCTGAAAGAGATGTGGAATATAGATGGGATTATCAATATAGTGCTGGTCTTCTTGTCGAAGAACGTATAGATTTCGGAGCCAAAACCGGACTCAGCAATGCCAAATTTACTTTTGATTATGATTCGAACTTCAGATTGATCGCTGTACAGGGTAGAATAGGCGGTCAAACTTTACCACCTCACACCATGGCTTACAATCCAAGAACTGGCTTATTGGAACAGATAGGTCAATTTAAAATAACGAAACCACAAATAAACGAGACTACGGTTTTCGATGGCACTGCACTTTTTTCAAGGATTACCGATGATAGATTCCACGAAACTCAAGTGACAGTAACTATTCACAGTTTGGAAGTGTTTAGAATGGAATTCACGCACGATTCTCGAGGACGTATAAATCAAACCAGGACGTATACTCGTAACGTTGCTGTTAATACGTACACCAACGTGAAAAATTACACATGGGATTGCGATGGACAATTAACGGGTGTCGAAGCACAAGAACCATGGGGTTTCAAATATGACGGAAATGGTAATATGTTATCGCTTCGATATCGTGGAAACACCATACCCATGGAATACAATACCATggatagaataattaaattcggCGAAGGTCTTTACAAATACGACAATAGAGGTCTTGTGGTTCAAAATGCTAGAGAAGAGAGATTTAATTACAACGCTAAAGGTCTATTAGTACGTGCCACTAAACGTGGCCGATTCGACGTCCGCTATTATTACGATCATCTCGATCGTTTGGCAacgagaaaagataattacgGAAACGTGACTCAATTCTTTTATAACAATCAAAAACGTCCTCACGAAGTCAGCCAAATATATAGTCCACGTGATGGAAAGCTAATGTCTTTGGTTTATGACGATAGAGGCCATCTTATTTATGCACAAGTTTATcgacataaatattatatcgccACTGATCAGTGTGGCACGCCTATAATGATTTTCAATCAATATGGCGAAGGCATAAGAGAAATCATGAGATCCCCATACGGACACATTGTGTATGATTCGAACCCCTATTTGTACTTACCTGTTGATTTTTGTGGCGGATTGTTGGATCAggtgaattatatttatatatacatataaacttatattttatatttttagaatgtatatatatatatatacatctatttatatatattaacagaaagtattaatatgatattaatattaataaatttgataggTAACTTCATTGGTTCACATGCCAAATGGAAAGGTTTACGATCCTTTGATAGGCCAATGGATGTCTCCTCTTTGGGAAAATGTCTTGGACAGGATAGATACACCAACGCATCTGCATCTTTATAGATTTAACGGGAACGATCCGATCGATATCAGGCATACAGATAGACCAAATCAACCCACAGGTAAAAGacataaatatcaattatattatagatcaaTATactcaaatatataatatcttttttttccacttttttctaGATCACATATCATGGTTCACACATCTTGGATACGATCTAAAGAGTTTAGCACCTCAATTATTCCCTGACGAGCTTCCCGATAGTTTGGTACCACCGGCTCTTGGTCCAGGTACTTCTATATTTggcaagaagaaaagaacgagaaatcTTGGTGTTCAATCAGGCTTTTTAGCCCACATTGCTCAAAGACATTCTGGTGATGCGATGAGCCTTTCAGCACCACCACGATCAGCTCTTAAAAAAGACACTAGTGAACTAATCCCGAGTCGTTTAGGTGCTGCCTCAGATCCACCGTTCGGTAAAGGAATCCTTGTTTCGAGAACAGCCGATGGACAGGCTGTAGTGTCGAGTGTGCCAACGGCGAACGCTATTTATGGTGACGTCTTCACCTCGGTGTTCAATCGTTCGTATTTCCTACCGTTCACGTTCGTCGTTCACAGTGCTCAACAAGATGCTTTTTACTTCGTCAAGGAAGAAACTTGGAGAGCTAGCGAGGATCGTGGTCAATTGAAACGTCTCGGTGGACAAGTGAATACTACTTTCCACGAGAACGAAAATGGCAGTGGAAGTAGCTCGCTGATCGACGTGAAGATACACGGTACCAGCTACGTCGTCAATTTGCGATATGGCACGACAgccgagaaagaaaagcaacgaCTTCTTCATCACGCAAAAGCAACTGCCATTCGTAAGGCTTGGCATAGAGAACGGGAAGCTCTTAAAGCTAACACTCCAACAACGAACGAATGGATGGTAGCCGAACAGGACGAGATATTGAAAGTTGGTGTAGCCTCGAATTACGAAGgtgaatatatacatgatgCTCAAATCTATCCAGAGCTAGCGGAAGATCCTTACAACATAAGATTCGTCAAAAAAGCCGTTGACACTTCAAGTAAGAAACGACGCAGAAGGAGAGGAGCACCATCTTGCAAGCTTTGGTGGTTGGATAAATTTTGCTAGATCGTCTGGAtcaataaaaacgatatatgGCTCTCCTTCCACTGCCCTTCTTTTTAATGGGTTAATTACTGTCCAAAAAACTGATTGCTatggtctctctcttttggtaGACGTTacgcgaacgaataaaaagaaaggcaatatgagcaaagaaaaagagagagaaaaacgaagagataaagaatgaagaaagaaattataaagagTGTTACTAGAAAGATGAGAATTACTGTGACATATTATCCGCAGTGTTCTTtgatacacacacgtataaaggaagacaaaaagaaaaaaagagaaagagagaaagagagagagagagagagagagagagaaataaaaaaaagaaaaacgtactGAACACTATCAAAAAGTTTTATACCAAAGTCTATTTGTGTATTTCAAAGATGCCAAAAACACTAACGTTATATGATCTACCGCGATAGGGTGTAGTGTGtaagcattaaaaaaaaaagtatgcgTGGCGTGGATTACGGATTAATCTTGCCCGCGGATAAGAGTACGCGACAGAACCGTGATTTGGCAGACGCGCGAAAGccttataaataaatcggtGCAAGAGCTTTccatgaaaatgaagaagaatctctctttctcgaaaagaGATT carries:
- the LOC122627723 gene encoding teneurin-a isoform X7 — encoded protein: MMDNFHSPVPPPLPRRHVRLPPPQQQVTVGSLGGGLGSGAGNGGTGTVAAQNQAMVMPGFPLRAAAVPHYSPYSPSRFHIDKRCQHRCSWKCFSIALILLAVALTGMLAYFAAVSSMRPIDNNNCVVVQDIKTVTHENAHVHDPISTQIPTEESLPTSTAEHSSAADSVGDQQSDPQIQQSAQQWPAVLELQAYNVAHSAVILPYHFWNTEFRNKQPAFIRLNLTLPWGANFAVYGRRNVAPSVTQYDFVEFVKGGRVDHRLKRDAPSEAVSFMKQATQDFGIEPNRSSQETGTKSIKSYQHILIKRTIVEPMMVNVSLLQYLDTGRWFLSVYNDELQPYKVTLVVTEAEGVSTTCPNDCSGRGSCYLGKCDCIDGYQGADCSKSVCPVLCSSHGQYGGGMCHCEDGWKGAECDIPLGDCQVPDCNQHGQCVRGSCVCNPGWKGAFCNEPDCPDPNCSGHGACVSGKCYCKAGWQGERCNQVDQQVYQCLPGCSDHGTYDLESAACICEEHWTGVDCSQPSCGLDCGPHGSCEQGRCKCHDDWTGTKCDQKPCDPRCAEHGQCKNGTCVCSQGWNGRHCTLPGCENGCTRHGLCTLQDGEYSCECSTGWAGRDCSIRLEMECNDFVDNDQDGMVDCSDSECCSHATCAEHIMCLASKNPVDVLLRKQPPSVTASFYQRVKFLVEENSVQSYAHMDEYTESTFWSSFTPCRVAVMRGQVVTEQGLGIVGIRVSVDRDSRFGFTLTRADGWFDVLVNGGGAVTLQFQRSPFKPLTRTVFVPWNQIVVLPPVVMTLSKEGEPYKSNQPPSPAVGFPGISMGLFSEHGPCLEHDHETLRPIIVSTWMPEKVGGLPGKSLVFAESQIVQESIAIPGSNLHLMYQSSQAAGYLSTVRMQLTGPFIPKSLTHVHVHVEIEGSLHTKTYEADPNLTHTFAWNKRNVYKQKVYGVAQARISIGYQHSTCPSVIWETQTAILQGFDVDISDIGGWGLDIHHHYNFHEGILQKGDGSTLHFKQYPRTVKVVMGTGLQRSLVCQNCDGLAKDARLLTPVALTSGPDGSIYVGDFNLVRRITPEGNVYTVLILSATQVAYQYYLCVSPADGHLYISDPEKHQILKALSLEQVQDPSINIEPVVGSGERCIPGDEGHCGDEGPAIRAKLAHPKGIAIAADKTMYIADGTNIRAVDPHGIIHTLVGHHGHHNHWSPAPCVGAIPAHQAQLQWPTGLTLSPLDGSLHFIDDRLVLKLTSDLKVRVVAGTPLHCTSNANNNGNANTSELTKLNSTIATNLKKSDDVLGSVLAVGFSPTGELYIADSDSHRVNSIRIVDSSGKMSHFAGQQQERLRGQCECNNTTPSTKDLDACTCTDDTSSTETLLSSNAKFTAISALAVSPDGVVHVADQGSLHILALQPYLPNHDESGEFLIPFPPSNEVYVFNRYGQHISTKDLTSGKTRYSFLYSKNTSFGKLSTVTDSAGNKIQFLRDYSSVVSTIENTQDHKSELKISAVGFLEKLSERGRAEIALGYDGSTGLLTSRSGGDETYIYNYDGLGRVTDVILPTGEKLKLSSDLSNDEGLSVQVSAPLQALSKGDKQRFVEFEMKNERSKMLTITDGTKIMKATSFTNSSLAVCLPSGGRILSAATTKHPLLEAALPVEAEMLPMWSYQVMSLGELTNTMTTTYNLVGDVSHFQQTLNREIWVNDTRVIAVEFEQAFRRETFYDKTRTPLLTVIFDPAGLPLLWQPHEQGHNLSITYDRFNRIESWKWGASDESYGYDRHGQLADVTNSQDGTKRYTYNDFNMLSKITLPSDRHFSLEYDDDGGLRHIILPSGTKHSFSCQASLGFLRVTYTPPGSTRAYLQHYSHDGNLLQTVFPGDGARIVYRYHTSGQLAEVVHGDGKSEIRYTESGLPSEVIHSERDVEYRWDYQYSAGLLVEERIDFGAKTGLSNAKFTFDYDSNFRLIAVQGRIGGQTLPPHTMAYNPRTGLLEQIGQFKITKPQINETTVFDGTALFSRITDDRFHETQVTVTIHSLEVFRMEFTHDSRGRINQTRTYTRNVAVNTYTNVKNYTWDCDGQLTGVEAQEPWGFKYDGNGNMLSLRYRGNTIPMEYNTMDRIIKFGEGLYKYDNRGLVVQNAREERFNYNAKGLLVRATKRGRFDVRYYYDHLDRLATRKDNYGNVTQFFYNNQKRPHEVSQIYSPRDGKLMSLVYDDRGHLIYAQVYRHKYYIATDQCGTPIMIFNQYGEGIREIMRSPYGHIVYDSNPYLYLPVDFCGGLLDQVTSLVHMPNGKVYDPLIGQWMSPLWENVLDRIDTPTHLHLYRFNGNDPIDIRHTDRPNQPTDHISWFTHLGYDLKSLAPQLFPDELPDSLVPPALGPGTSIFGKKKRTRNLGVQSGFLAHIAQRHSGDAMSLSAPPRSALKKDTSELIPSRLGAASDPPFGKGILVSRTADGQAVVSSVPTANAIYGDVFTSVFNRSYFLPFTFVVHSAQQDAFYFVKEETWRASEDRGQLKRLGGQVNTTFHENENGSGSSSLIDVKIHGTSYVVNLRYGTTAEKEKQRLLHHAKATAIRKAWHREREALKANTPTTNEWMVAEQDEILKVGVASNYEGEYIHDAQIYPELAEDPYNIRFVKKAVDTSSKKRRRRRGAPSCKLWWLDKFC